The Mesorhizobium sp. B1-1-8 genome contains a region encoding:
- a CDS encoding phosphate/phosphite/phosphonate ABC transporter substrate-binding protein, whose product MSEFIAGLPMYDWPEARGEVDAQWAQLRDAFRQRGVDAPDIIVRRNGDLPPVPGGIRNTAGEPIAPDPATLLADDLDFHHLWLHPALLFAQACWGPMELGLAEHVQVVGQPSYDGFEGGQGELYSSALVMQADGTASVPSPADGKSLIPLDLMRGKRFTFNSLDSMSGIIALTRDLAAMGKGLDIFASHGESSGHRASIIAVAEGKADVAAIDCESWALAQRFEPAAQNVKAVGWTARRKGLPFITARTTPAKIVAAMRDAVAAVGRDRSEQPLIQRIG is encoded by the coding sequence ATGAGCGAATTCATTGCAGGCTTGCCGATGTATGACTGGCCCGAAGCGCGCGGCGAGGTCGACGCGCAGTGGGCGCAGCTGCGTGACGCGTTCCGGCAGAGAGGCGTCGATGCGCCGGACATAATCGTGCGCCGCAATGGCGACCTGCCGCCGGTGCCGGGCGGCATTCGCAATACCGCAGGAGAACCGATCGCGCCCGATCCGGCAACGCTGCTTGCCGACGACCTCGATTTTCATCATCTTTGGCTGCATCCCGCACTGCTGTTCGCGCAGGCCTGCTGGGGGCCGATGGAACTCGGGCTCGCCGAACATGTGCAAGTGGTCGGCCAGCCAAGCTACGACGGCTTCGAAGGCGGGCAGGGCGAGCTCTATTCCAGCGCATTGGTGATGCAGGCCGACGGCACGGCGTCGGTACCATCGCCGGCGGACGGCAAGTCGCTCATCCCGCTCGACCTCATGCGTGGCAAACGCTTCACCTTCAACAGCCTCGATTCCATGTCGGGCATCATCGCGCTGACGCGCGATCTGGCGGCAATGGGAAAGGGCCTCGACATCTTCGCTTCGCATGGCGAAAGCAGCGGTCATCGCGCCTCGATCATCGCCGTCGCCGAGGGCAAGGCTGATGTCGCCGCGATCGATTGCGAAAGCTGGGCGCTGGCGCAGCGTTTCGAGCCGGCGGCGCAGAACGTGAAGGCCGTCGGCTGGACGGCAAGGCGCAAAGGCCTGCCTTTCATCACCGCCAGGACAACGCCGGCAAAGATCGTTGCCGCTATGCGTGACGCGGTCGCGGCTGTTGGCCGCGACAGATCAGAGCAGCCGCTGATCCAGCGGATAGGCTGA
- a CDS encoding GcvT family protein has translation MKSHVKAVVIGGGVVGCSVLYHLAKAGWTDIMLIERSELTSGSSWHAAGGFHTLNGDPNVAKLQAYTVQLYKEIEEISGQSCSLHLTGGVMMADTPERMDFLRLAHAKGRYLGMDTELITPSEAKAMFPLMDETNFVGAMWDPVEGHLDPSGTTIAYSKAAKKLGAEIVLRNRVVELTQEVDGTWNVVTEQGTVHAEHVVNCGGLWAREIGRMVGVELPVLAMEHMYLLTEPMPEVEAFNKSTGREMIGVLDFKGEIYTRQERNGILLGTYEKACKPWSPVNTPWDFGHELLQPDIDRIAPSLEIGFKHFPGIEKAGIKQIINGPFTFALDGNPLVGPVQGLTNFWCACAVMAGFSQGGGVGLALSNWMVNGDPGFDVWGMDVARFGEWATLRYTNAKVRENYSRRFSIRFPNEELPAARPAQTTPLYDTMLANNAVMGDSWGLETPLWFAPKGTEPKDIVSFHRSNDFGPIGEEVRATREKVGVTEIANFAKYEVSGPGAEDFLNRLMTNRMPKVGRIVLTPMVNEFGKLIGDFTIAKAGPRNGEDRFMIWGSSAAQKYHMRWFEKHLPKDGSVRIHRFDQTLVGLSIAGPSARDLLQKLVDVDVSTKAFRFMDFREMAVAGAPCMVNRITYTGDLGYEIWMAPTYQRLVYKAIKEAGEEFGIVDFGMRALLSMRLEKNFPTWFRELRPIYGPFEGSMDRFIKLEKNDFIGREAAAKEQADGPKLRRVSFVVDAADADVMGDEPIWAKVSKDYGTVEKPHGYGAPRFDTAGKEVRGSKAAEGASAVRGIVDGDWRVVGWVTSGGFAHYVQKSMAQGYVPAALAEDESAGLFEIEILGHRRPARINVEPPFDPSGEKMRT, from the coding sequence ATGAAATCTCACGTAAAAGCGGTTGTTATCGGCGGCGGCGTCGTCGGCTGCTCGGTGCTCTATCATCTGGCCAAGGCCGGCTGGACGGACATCATGCTGATCGAGCGTTCGGAGCTAACCTCCGGCTCGTCCTGGCACGCGGCAGGCGGCTTCCATACGCTCAACGGCGACCCCAACGTCGCCAAGCTGCAGGCCTATACGGTGCAGCTCTACAAGGAGATCGAGGAGATTTCCGGCCAGTCCTGCTCGCTGCACCTGACCGGCGGCGTCATGATGGCCGATACGCCGGAGCGCATGGATTTCCTGCGCCTTGCCCACGCCAAAGGCCGCTATCTCGGCATGGACACCGAACTGATCACGCCTTCGGAAGCCAAGGCGATGTTCCCGCTGATGGACGAGACCAACTTCGTCGGCGCCATGTGGGATCCGGTCGAAGGCCATCTCGATCCGTCCGGCACCACCATCGCCTATTCCAAGGCGGCCAAGAAACTGGGCGCCGAGATCGTGCTGCGCAACCGCGTCGTCGAGTTGACGCAGGAGGTCGACGGCACCTGGAACGTCGTCACCGAACAGGGCACGGTTCACGCCGAGCATGTCGTCAACTGCGGCGGCCTATGGGCGCGCGAGATCGGCCGCATGGTCGGCGTCGAACTGCCAGTACTGGCGATGGAGCACATGTATCTGCTCACCGAGCCGATGCCCGAGGTCGAGGCTTTCAATAAATCGACCGGCCGCGAGATGATCGGGGTGCTCGATTTCAAGGGCGAGATCTACACCCGCCAGGAGCGCAACGGCATCCTGCTCGGCACCTATGAGAAGGCCTGCAAGCCGTGGTCGCCGGTCAACACGCCCTGGGATTTCGGCCATGAGCTCTTGCAGCCCGACATCGACCGCATCGCGCCCTCGCTGGAGATCGGCTTCAAGCATTTCCCCGGCATCGAGAAGGCCGGCATCAAGCAGATCATCAACGGTCCCTTCACCTTCGCCCTCGACGGCAACCCGCTGGTCGGCCCGGTGCAGGGCCTGACCAATTTCTGGTGCGCCTGCGCCGTCATGGCCGGCTTCAGCCAGGGCGGCGGCGTCGGCCTGGCGCTGTCCAACTGGATGGTGAATGGCGATCCGGGCTTCGACGTCTGGGGCATGGACGTGGCGCGCTTCGGCGAATGGGCGACGCTGCGCTATACCAATGCCAAGGTGCGCGAAAACTATTCGCGGCGCTTCTCGATCCGCTTCCCCAATGAAGAGTTGCCGGCCGCGCGCCCGGCGCAGACGACGCCGCTTTACGACACCATGCTCGCCAACAACGCCGTCATGGGCGATTCGTGGGGTCTCGAAACCCCGCTCTGGTTCGCTCCGAAGGGCACCGAGCCGAAGGACATCGTTTCCTTCCACCGCTCCAACGATTTCGGCCCGATCGGCGAGGAAGTGCGCGCCACGCGCGAGAAGGTGGGCGTCACCGAGATCGCCAACTTCGCCAAGTATGAAGTGTCAGGTCCGGGCGCGGAAGACTTCCTCAACCGGCTGATGACCAACCGCATGCCGAAGGTTGGCCGTATCGTGCTCACCCCGATGGTCAACGAGTTCGGCAAGCTGATCGGCGACTTCACCATCGCCAAGGCCGGCCCAAGGAATGGAGAAGACCGCTTCATGATCTGGGGCTCGTCTGCCGCGCAGAAATATCATATGCGCTGGTTCGAGAAGCACCTGCCCAAGGACGGATCGGTGCGCATCCATCGCTTCGATCAGACCCTTGTCGGCCTGTCCATCGCCGGCCCGAGCGCGCGGGATTTGCTCCAGAAACTAGTGGACGTAGACGTCTCGACCAAGGCCTTCCGCTTCATGGATTTCCGCGAGATGGCGGTCGCCGGCGCGCCCTGCATGGTCAACCGCATCACCTATACCGGCGACCTCGGCTACGAGATCTGGATGGCGCCGACCTATCAGCGCCTCGTCTACAAAGCGATCAAGGAAGCCGGCGAGGAATTCGGCATCGTCGACTTCGGCATGCGCGCGCTGCTGTCGATGCGCCTCGAAAAGAACTTCCCGACCTGGTTCCGCGAACTGCGCCCGATCTACGGGCCGTTCGAAGGCTCGATGGACCGCTTCATCAAGCTCGAGAAGAACGATTTTATCGGCCGCGAGGCAGCGGCGAAAGAACAGGCCGACGGACCAAAACTGCGCCGTGTCTCCTTCGTCGTCGATGCCGCCGATGCCGACGTGATGGGCGACGAGCCGATCTGGGCCAAGGTCAGCAAGGATTACGGCACGGTGGAAAAACCGCATGGCTATGGCGCGCCGCGTTTCGACACGGCCGGCAAGGAAGTGCGCGGATCGAAGGCCGCCGAAGGCGCGTCCGCCGTGCGCGGCATCGTCGACGGCGACTGGCGCGTCGTCGGCTGGGTCACATCGGGCGGCTTTGCGCATTATGTACAGAAGTCGATGGCGCAGGGCTATGTGCCGGCAGCGCTTGCCGAGGACGAAAGCGCCGGCCTGTTCGAGATCGAGATCCTCGGCCATCGCCGCCCGGCCCGCATCAATGTCGAACCACCCTTCGACCCGAGCGGTGAGAAGATGCGGACCTAA
- a CDS encoding MFS transporter translates to MDMAQTNRDEPMQWAAITGVIATVSVFAIAQGLSYPLLSFILQRQGVSPALIGLSAAMTPIGFILSSPLIPALARRFGAGRTALTCAALSALVLAMIGWTQDLYLWFPLRFLIGAVTNPLYVLSEIWVIALAPPSRRGRVMGVYSTIISAGFAAGPLCLLAVGTEGWPPFLVGIFAFLFCGACLAIVVRRLPKVDEAGNKVSVMGFMPLAWLLLAAVVVAAGFEQGVLALLPVYGTHYGIAEARMSALLSVMIAGNIAMQVPLGLLAERLTARLVRFGCVLVTMRGCVLLPVLIETPLIWVCVFVWGAVSYGVYTMSIIELGERFSGSALVAGNAAFSLMWGVGGILVPPLTGGVMDAIGAAGLPVTLGAICAALALATIARRRMV, encoded by the coding sequence ATGGACATGGCGCAAACGAACAGGGATGAGCCGATGCAGTGGGCGGCGATCACCGGCGTGATCGCTACCGTCTCGGTGTTCGCCATCGCGCAGGGACTGTCCTATCCGCTGCTCAGCTTCATCCTGCAGCGCCAGGGCGTGTCGCCGGCGTTGATCGGCCTGTCGGCGGCGATGACGCCGATCGGCTTCATCCTGTCCTCACCGCTGATCCCGGCGCTGGCGCGCCGCTTCGGGGCAGGGCGCACCGCGCTCACTTGTGCCGCGCTTTCGGCGCTGGTGCTGGCGATGATCGGCTGGACGCAGGATCTCTATCTGTGGTTTCCGCTGCGCTTCCTCATCGGCGCCGTGACCAACCCGCTCTATGTCTTGAGCGAAATCTGGGTGATCGCGCTGGCGCCGCCATCGCGGCGCGGCCGCGTCATGGGCGTCTATTCGACCATCATCTCGGCCGGTTTCGCGGCCGGTCCGCTTTGCCTGCTTGCCGTCGGCACCGAGGGCTGGCCGCCTTTTCTCGTCGGCATCTTTGCTTTCCTGTTCTGCGGCGCCTGCCTGGCCATCGTCGTCCGCCGGCTGCCCAAGGTCGACGAGGCCGGCAACAAGGTCTCGGTCATGGGCTTTATGCCGCTGGCCTGGCTGCTGCTCGCCGCGGTCGTCGTCGCAGCGGGCTTCGAACAGGGAGTGCTGGCGCTGCTTCCGGTCTATGGCACGCATTACGGCATCGCCGAGGCCAGGATGTCGGCGCTGCTGTCAGTGATGATTGCCGGCAACATCGCCATGCAGGTGCCGCTTGGCCTGCTCGCCGAACGTCTGACGGCGCGCCTGGTGCGGTTCGGCTGCGTGCTGGTGACGATGCGGGGCTGCGTGCTGCTGCCGGTCTTGATCGAGACGCCGCTGATCTGGGTATGCGTGTTTGTCTGGGGCGCTGTTTCCTACGGCGTCTACACCATGTCGATCATCGAGCTCGGCGAGCGCTTCAGCGGCTCGGCGCTGGTCGCAGGCAATGCCGCCTTCTCGCTGATGTGGGGCGTCGGCGGCATCCTTGTGCCGCCGCTCACAGGCGGCGTCATGGATGCGATCGGCGCGGCCGGCCTGCCGGTGACGCTGGGCGCGATCTGCGCGGCGCTGGCATTAGCGACCATCGCCCGAAGGCGGATGGTGTAA
- a CDS encoding M24 family metallopeptidase encodes MDSAAPRGSFGRHRKIMPFEPGSVDALRDASRRKAASLNQHVLGYGAQAEAEWAAAGIAAPDLPAMRRYRLDRIRAELKRRDYAGALLYDPVNIRYATDSTNMQPWVAHNRTRHCFVATEGPVVLFDYFSCEHLSDHVGVVDEVRPAVSWIYLYSGELTELKVRRWAAGIADLVTEHGGGNRRIAVDHINPEGVGELARHGIAIGNGEAVMENARLIKSPDEILAMRRAIVACEAAMGEMEQALKPGISENELWAQLHRGNIARGGEWIETRLLSSGPRTNPWFQECSSRVIEDGDLVAFDTDLIGPYGFCADLSRTWLCGDGKPSNEQRGLFRIAADQIAHNTQLIRPGISFRDLVERSAVPPGDCFPARYGVLYHGVGLADEYPTLPHAGDWTDDTPDGVLEPGMVLCAESYIGRLGGQEGVKIEEQILITGTGNEKLSAYPLDQRLL; translated from the coding sequence ATGGACAGCGCGGCACCCAGGGGAAGCTTCGGCCGCCATCGCAAGATCATGCCGTTCGAACCCGGCTCCGTCGATGCGCTGCGCGACGCCTCCCGCCGGAAGGCGGCGTCGCTCAACCAGCATGTGCTGGGCTACGGCGCGCAAGCGGAAGCCGAGTGGGCAGCGGCCGGCATCGCCGCGCCCGACCTGCCTGCAATGCGAAGATACCGGCTCGACCGCATCCGCGCCGAGCTGAAGCGCCGCGATTATGCCGGCGCCCTGCTCTACGACCCGGTCAATATCCGTTACGCGACCGACTCGACCAATATGCAGCCCTGGGTGGCGCACAACCGGACCCGCCACTGTTTCGTCGCGACGGAAGGTCCGGTGGTGCTGTTCGACTATTTCTCCTGCGAGCACCTGTCGGACCATGTCGGCGTCGTCGACGAGGTGCGTCCGGCCGTGTCGTGGATTTATCTTTACAGTGGCGAGCTCACCGAACTCAAAGTCCGCCGCTGGGCCGCAGGCATTGCCGATCTGGTAACGGAGCATGGCGGCGGCAATCGCCGCATCGCCGTCGACCACATCAATCCAGAAGGCGTCGGGGAGCTCGCCCGCCATGGCATCGCCATCGGCAATGGCGAGGCGGTGATGGAAAATGCGCGGCTGATCAAATCACCGGACGAGATCCTGGCCATGCGCCGCGCCATCGTCGCCTGCGAGGCGGCGATGGGCGAGATGGAACAAGCGCTCAAGCCCGGCATCTCCGAGAACGAATTGTGGGCGCAACTGCATCGCGGCAACATTGCGCGCGGCGGCGAATGGATCGAGACCCGGCTTTTGTCGTCGGGACCGCGCACCAACCCCTGGTTCCAGGAATGCTCCTCGCGCGTTATCGAAGATGGCGATCTCGTCGCCTTCGACACCGACCTGATCGGTCCCTATGGCTTCTGCGCCGATCTCTCGCGCACCTGGCTCTGCGGCGACGGGAAACCGTCGAACGAGCAGCGCGGCCTCTTCCGCATCGCCGCCGACCAGATCGCCCATAACACGCAATTGATACGGCCGGGCATCTCCTTCCGCGACCTCGTCGAGCGCTCGGCGGTGCCGCCCGGCGACTGCTTTCCGGCACGATACGGCGTGCTCTATCACGGCGTCGGACTGGCGGACGAATACCCGACGCTGCCGCATGCCGGCGATTGGACGGACGACACGCCGGACGGCGTGCTCGAACCCGGCATGGTGCTGTGCGCCGAGAGCTATATCGGCAGGCTGGGCGGGCAGGAAGGCGTCAAGATCGAGGAGCAGATCCTGATCACCGGGACCGGCAACGAAAAGCTCTCAGCCTATCCGCTGGATCAGCGGCTGCTCTGA
- a CDS encoding phospholipase D-like domain-containing protein produces MPDVIKVRAATNNEVAFLAWDIDGMIPGCLGFEIVRIYPDTGEERCLAAWVPFKGQRNPRWIPQDTGVWPVQKTFWRDLTVRRRRDSIDLRPAGEMIAYRVRPVGDMRPGLDPVPVRPEQIVDGEPAYTGTPRPLGYLGKGAVSAPIFLGQMFGKARVAFTNGVLSTQWMSHALAEAGIKVGQRDKIAAELQRPGSKIRAYLHGDVPDVLTSLMKRAKSEGGTVRLALYELGDEELCDAIIDAKDVVEVILSNSAKDDQTKLWDAGNAPFRKRLRDAGVVLTDRLFNNNHIGHNKFAVYRDGQGNPQAVMTGSTNWTATGICGQSNNAFVRDDPVMAEVFNAYWERMKADVFPPPANEGAAGHAVQTQGVPFRTENHRPNPLNGASAQLDGMTIWFSPNDPQRNKKDITVRPVDLEDVFARIKAAKDCVLFLVFNPSLLGDNSIIDQAVAAAKANPKLIVQGAISDETAMPNYVAPTRDPVTHKSNKDGKSPFVYPEKLWEAPNVSIVRAANLTAASIARDFQAEVLTVGHAIVHDKIVIIDPMADNATVITGSHNLGYKASYENDENLVIVEGDKTFAAAYAVHMLDVFDHYKFRAWRRTIGKGPADDDGIFIDDHWLAPYAEGKKGAIARYFP; encoded by the coding sequence ATGCCCGATGTCATCAAGGTGCGCGCGGCGACCAACAACGAGGTGGCGTTCCTGGCATGGGACATTGACGGGATGATCCCGGGCTGTCTCGGCTTCGAGATCGTCCGCATCTATCCCGATACTGGCGAAGAGCGTTGTCTGGCGGCGTGGGTGCCATTCAAGGGACAGCGCAACCCAAGATGGATACCTCAGGATACCGGCGTTTGGCCTGTCCAGAAGACTTTCTGGCGCGATCTTACGGTGCGCCGGCGCCGCGACAGCATCGATCTTAGGCCGGCCGGTGAGATGATTGCCTACCGCGTGCGCCCGGTGGGCGACATGAGGCCCGGCCTCGATCCGGTGCCGGTGCGTCCGGAGCAGATCGTGGACGGCGAGCCGGCCTACACAGGCACCCCGCGGCCGCTCGGCTATCTTGGCAAGGGCGCCGTCAGCGCGCCGATCTTCCTGGGACAGATGTTCGGCAAGGCGCGGGTCGCCTTCACCAACGGCGTGCTCTCCACGCAATGGATGTCGCATGCACTCGCGGAAGCCGGCATCAAAGTCGGGCAGCGCGACAAGATTGCGGCCGAGCTTCAGCGCCCCGGCAGCAAGATACGCGCCTATCTGCATGGCGACGTGCCCGACGTGCTCACCAGCCTCATGAAACGGGCCAAGAGCGAAGGCGGCACCGTCAGGCTGGCGCTTTACGAGCTTGGTGATGAGGAGCTCTGCGACGCGATCATCGACGCCAAGGACGTCGTCGAAGTGATCCTGTCCAATTCCGCCAAGGACGATCAGACCAAGCTCTGGGATGCCGGCAACGCGCCGTTCAGGAAGCGCCTGCGCGACGCGGGCGTGGTGCTGACGGATCGCCTGTTCAACAACAACCATATCGGCCACAACAAGTTCGCCGTCTACCGCGATGGCCAGGGCAATCCACAGGCGGTCATGACCGGCAGCACCAACTGGACGGCGACCGGCATCTGCGGCCAGTCCAACAATGCCTTTGTCCGCGATGATCCGGTCATGGCGGAGGTGTTCAATGCCTATTGGGAGCGGATGAAAGCAGATGTTTTCCCGCCGCCGGCCAATGAAGGAGCGGCCGGACACGCCGTGCAGACGCAAGGCGTGCCGTTCCGGACGGAAAACCACAGGCCGAACCCGTTGAACGGCGCCTCGGCGCAGCTTGACGGCATGACAATATGGTTTTCGCCGAATGATCCCCAGCGAAACAAAAAGGACATCACGGTGCGGCCGGTCGACCTCGAAGACGTTTTCGCCCGCATCAAGGCGGCGAAGGACTGCGTGCTGTTCCTGGTGTTCAATCCCTCGCTGCTTGGCGACAATTCGATCATCGACCAGGCGGTCGCGGCGGCGAAGGCCAATCCGAAGCTGATCGTTCAAGGCGCGATCAGCGACGAAACCGCCATGCCCAACTATGTCGCCCCGACCAGGGATCCCGTCACCCACAAATCCAACAAGGATGGCAAGTCGCCCTTCGTCTATCCCGAAAAACTCTGGGAGGCGCCGAACGTCTCGATTGTCAGGGCGGCCAACCTGACGGCTGCCTCGATTGCCAGGGATTTTCAGGCGGAGGTGCTGACTGTCGGCCATGCCATTGTGCACGACAAGATCGTGATCATCGATCCGATGGCAGACAACGCCACCGTGATCACCGGCAGTCACAACCTCGGCTACAAGGCTTCCTATGAGAACGATGAGAATCTGGTGATCGTGGAAGGCGACAAAACGTTTGCCGCGGCCTATGCCGTGCACATGCTCGACGTTTTCGATCACTACAAATTCCGTGCCTGGCGCCGGACAATCGGCAAGGGTCCCGCGGACGATGACGGAATTTTCATCGACGACCACTGGCTCGCGCCCTATGCCGAAGGCAAGAAAGGGGCGATCGCCCGCTATTTTCCATAG
- a CDS encoding trimethylamine methyltransferase family protein: MTAALQPAEPALATDRARRGGRAGKRAGGSAAFEQPAFRQLKNPLQPTRLVSDDELESIHLASLRVLREIGVDVLHDEARRIMKEHGADVREGSERVRFDSDMILELVSHCPSEFTIHARNPAHNVRFGGNNLIISMMASAPNCSDLDRGRRPGNQADYRNFLRLAQMHNILNCTGGYPVEPIDIHPSVRHLECIRDLSLLTDKVFHIYSLGKERNVDGIEITRIARGISREQLMQEPSVFTIINTNSPLKLDVPMMEGIIQMSSMGQVVIVTPFTLSGAMAPVTIAGALVQQNAEALSGIAFAQMVRKGAPVGYGGFTSNVDMKSGAPAFGTPEYMKAQLVGGQLARRYNIPYRTSNTCAANTVDAQAAYESVFSLWGAIQGGGNLMMHAAGWLEGGLRCSYEKTILDIDLLQMVAEFLTPLDLSEAALGFDAIQSVGPGGHFFGTQHTQDRYKTAFYSPIVSDWRNFETWAEAGSPTALEKTNRVWKERLASYEEPYIDPAIREELNAFVEKRTAEGGAPTDF, encoded by the coding sequence ATGACCGCTGCCCTTCAACCCGCCGAACCGGCACTGGCTACCGATCGCGCCCGCCGCGGCGGCCGCGCGGGAAAGCGCGCCGGCGGATCGGCCGCGTTCGAGCAGCCGGCGTTCCGGCAGCTGAAGAACCCGCTGCAGCCGACCAGGCTGGTTTCCGACGACGAGCTGGAATCGATCCACCTTGCCTCGCTGCGCGTGCTGAGGGAAATCGGCGTCGATGTGCTGCACGATGAAGCCCGCCGCATCATGAAGGAACATGGCGCCGACGTGCGCGAAGGCTCGGAGCGGGTGCGCTTCGACAGCGACATGATCCTCGAGCTCGTCTCACACTGCCCCTCGGAATTCACCATCCATGCCCGCAACCCGGCGCATAATGTGCGCTTCGGCGGCAACAATCTGATCATCTCGATGATGGCCTCGGCGCCCAACTGCTCCGACCTCGATCGCGGCCGCCGGCCGGGCAACCAGGCCGACTACCGCAACTTCCTGCGGCTGGCGCAGATGCACAACATCCTGAACTGCACCGGCGGCTATCCGGTCGAGCCGATCGACATCCATCCCTCGGTCCGCCACCTCGAATGCATCCGCGACCTCAGCCTGCTGACCGACAAGGTCTTCCACATCTATTCGCTCGGCAAGGAACGCAATGTCGACGGCATCGAGATCACCCGCATCGCGCGCGGCATCAGCCGCGAGCAGCTGATGCAGGAGCCGTCGGTCTTCACCATCATCAACACCAATTCGCCGCTCAAGCTCGACGTGCCGATGATGGAAGGCATCATCCAGATGTCGAGCATGGGCCAGGTGGTGATCGTCACGCCGTTCACGCTTTCCGGCGCCATGGCGCCGGTTACCATTGCCGGCGCGCTGGTGCAGCAGAATGCCGAGGCGCTCTCCGGCATCGCCTTCGCCCAGATGGTCAGGAAGGGCGCGCCGGTTGGCTATGGCGGCTTCACCTCCAATGTCGACATGAAGTCCGGCGCGCCGGCCTTCGGCACGCCCGAATACATGAAGGCGCAGCTGGTCGGCGGCCAGCTTGCCCGCCGCTACAACATCCCCTACCGCACCTCCAACACCTGCGCCGCCAACACGGTCGACGCGCAGGCCGCGTACGAGAGCGTGTTCTCGCTGTGGGGCGCCATCCAGGGCGGCGGCAATCTGATGATGCACGCGGCAGGCTGGCTGGAAGGCGGCCTGCGCTGCTCCTACGAGAAGACCATCCTCGATATCGACCTGCTGCAGATGGTGGCTGAATTTTTGACCCCGCTCGACCTTTCCGAGGCCGCGCTCGGCTTCGACGCTATCCAGTCGGTCGGCCCGGGCGGTCATTTCTTCGGCACCCAGCACACCCAGGACCGCTACAAGACCGCTTTCTATTCGCCGATCGTTTCCGACTGGCGCAATTTCGAAACCTGGGCCGAGGCAGGCTCGCCGACCGCGCTGGAAAAGACCAACCGGGTGTGGAAAGAGCGGCTGGCCTCCTACGAGGAGCCCTATATCGATCCCGCCATCCGCGAGGAACTCAACGCCTTCGTCGAGAAGCGCACCGCCGAAGGCGGCGCGCCGACCGATTTCTGA